One window from the genome of Mustela lutreola isolate mMusLut2 chromosome 11, mMusLut2.pri, whole genome shotgun sequence encodes:
- the LOC131811004 gene encoding ESX-1 secretion-associated protein EspI-like — MATSSTGKMQYELHDRRLTLQAVPQDLHLHIHIHSDSSSKTPIITPKWPRSASINEIRSRSPAPPPQDPPFLTIAGSSSLGPKPQPSTPSPPNAVPGPRRPHAPPRPAGTRACAAGPCPAYSRSSSHPAPEPVGACSGVSAGPARTPRPHQPRSLAAPPPPHTPFGSGPQRRDSRGRRRKGERRTPFPRVRLAPNYISQRALRRASADGRSAVSGCRALRAPWGFLRRGPRGLWAAPPGACAGARVGGSGEAVCGRSSVPGRSPARVVSAGPGTCRPQRRQTEFYRFDRDTGRRRGGSRLRATRGSIPAPGITTRAEGGGSSHGAPQASGRPATSPFKKTETE, encoded by the exons ATGGCCACCTCAAGTACTGGGAAAATGCAGTATGAGCTGCAT GACCGACGGCTGACCTTGCAGGCGGTCCCTCAGGATCTTCACTTACACATCCACATCCACAGTGACTCCTCTAGCAAAACCCCCATCATCACCCCCAAGTGGCCCAGGAGTGCATCCATCAATGAAATCCGAAGtcgctccccagccccacccccacaggaCCCTCCATTCCTGACCATTGCAGGCTCTTCCTCACTCGGCCCCAAGCCCCAGCCAAG cacccccagccccccaaacGCGGTCCCCGGACCGCGCCGCCCCcacgccccgccccgcccagcaGGGACCCGCGCCTGCGCCGCGGGACCGTGCCCCGCCTACTCCCGGTCCTCCTCGCACCCGGCTCCGGAGCCAGTGGGCGCGTGCTCCGGGGTCAGCGCGGGGCCCGCACGGACACCGAGGCCGCACCAGCCGCGCAGCctcgccgccccgcccccgccgcacACACCCTTCGGCTCCGGCCCACAGCGGCGGGACTCACGCGGCCGACGGCGGAAGGGCGAGCGCCGAACTCCATTTCCCAGAGTGCGGCTCGCCCCGAACTACATCTCCCAGAGGGCTCTGCGGCGGGCGTCTGCGGACGGCAGGTCGGCGGTTTCCGGTTGTCGGGCTCTCCGCGCGCCCTGGGGCTTCTTGCGTCGGGGCCCCCGGGGCCTGTGGGCTGCGCCGCCGGGAGCATGCGCGGGGGCGCGTGTCGGCGGGTCCGGGGAAGCTGTGTGCGGCCGGTCGTCCGTGCCAGGTCGAAGCCCTGCGCGCGTGGTGTCGGCAGGTCCGGGGACGTGCCGCCCACAGCGCCGACAGACGGA attttatcgatttgacagagacacaggcaggcggagagggggaagcaggctccgcgcgacgcggggctcgatcccagcgcccgggatcacgacccgagccgaaggcggcgGCTCGTCCCACGGAGCGCCCCAGGCGTCCGGGCGCCCCGCGACGAGCCcgtttaaaaaaacagaaacagaataa